AGCGTCCCAATACTGACCACAATCCATAAGACCACCACGCAAAGCGAAAGGATCTGTCATATATTAACATTGCGAAACACTTAACAACACTAGAAGAGTCAAACGTACCGTTCCTAACACCCGGAAAAACTCCGACGGCAGCTCCTTGCCCATCTGGCACGTGCTCGTGGCGTACACTCCCAAGGGGAAAGTGAaaccccaccatccaatATTGAACGGGAAGCTCTTACTCCTCGCAATAGATGCCAAGGCAAAGAATAGCCAGACCAATCCAAAGGACCAGAGAATTAGAGCGACCATGAACCCCATGGTATAGAAGATCGGACCGGATGCTGCTTCGAGGGTTTGTGTCTTTGGGAAGATTTCCTGCGCCGCTTGGCCCAGTTTCATTATACTAGTAATGTACTACTCAGTATGCGATGATCATATAGGGATGGGATGTATAGACTCACCCGAAGCCGCCCTGACCAAGAGGTCCCAGGGGAAGGAACACGCTCACGATCACCGCTTTAGGAGGTAATTTGTGCAGCGTCAGTCGCTGTAGGTaaatcaccatcaccatcagtGCCAGGGGTAATCCGATGCCCCAGAGGACGTAGCTCACGAGCACGGTCCAGAGAGCGTGCTGTGGATTGGGGAGCACGTCAGCTACGATGGCCCCTGATGAAGCTGCGACAATGCAGCTGACGATGGGGAGGAGCCAGACGGCTGTCATGGATGAGAGTTGCATTTCGGTTCCGTGAGCCATTCTGCAGTCATGTTAGTCGAGCTTATTATTGCTTCATAGTCTCTGCGCAGGGCCAGACGCACAGTAAGAAGGGTAGGGAGAGAGCAGTGATGACCGAAAAGATCGCATCAAAGATCCATAAGCCCCAGGCAAAGTTCCGCGTCCAGTCACCCCAGGCTGGAACACAGACGAAACAGAACATATTGATGATAGTCGCGAATCCCATAGGGAACGTTCCTATGAAcatggactggactggatgCTTGATCATGGCGAAGAATATCTCCGGATATAAGGTATAGCGAAGGAAGGTGATGATACACCCTATGGTGAAAAGAAGGACATTGAAGGCAAATAAGACGACTGAAATCCAGTATAGCCACTGGCCATTGTaagggagggtgttgagtaGAATAGACACGATGCCCGTGCCCATAGTAACCGAAAACCAACTGTCCAGACATGCATGTTAGATTCAATTGCACTTAGAATGAGATCAAGGGTTGCATACGACGGCGTGAAATGACGAACTACTCGTCGCCAACCCGTATCATGCTTGGTGAGTTCGCACGGGTTATTGGTATTTTGTCCGGTCATCATGTTGTTGGCCCGAGTCTTGAATATTGCCTTGAGCTCCTCAGGCTACGGCTGGGTTGGACTACACAGCTGCTGTGATCTGTATTGGCAGTGTTGAATTTGCTATTTGTAGATTCAAAGGTTACAGAAAAaatttctttctcttattatactagatttatcCTTTGATGTCTGGATGCCAATTTGCATGGTAATCGGCGACTTGTGTGAGTCAGTCGGCGACTGAATGCTTCCCGCCCGACCCGAAGAACAGTCAGTCATCTCGGCCGAATGCAATGAACATAATTCATCATAGGAATTAGAAATCTGCAGCTTCATATTTCTAGACTTTGTAAGGGTTATATATGAATAACAAGATAATAGGGTACTGTCAATCCCCTAACGGTGGTGGGATGGAGTGCCAACATGTTGCTCGGTATGGAACTGTCTTGGCTTCAGGATGAACAGAGAGAATTTACGCGGACAAGTGCATCCTAGCCGCTTGTTACATTATCTTCTGAGAACTAATTCTGGTAAGAGTATGAGCTCCATATACGATAGGACTATCGCGTGTGTTTCCGTTCGGTTTCACGAGATGTTGTCTTTGTCTCATGCAGGGCTTATATTCTCAGAGGTACCATGATCATGAGCAAAGTAATCATGAACTGTTTGAGATTCATTGCTCATGGTTCTCCAGGCATTCAGGGCTTCTAAGTCAAGGAATATTCCGGAAATGCTTTGGGTCGCCTGTAGCATGGGCTTAGTATCTCGAGGGAACTAGTCGAGGTATATTGAGCGGAACCATCTATATTCTCGGAAGACGTAACTTAGTGCCAGCATCGTGCAGGCATTCCCGGTCTGTGGGTAGAATGAGATCAGTTGTTGTGGGTAACGACATTCTAGAGAGCCCACAGCATCAATGATTGATAGGGATTATTAAAAGAGCATGTGGGCTTCCGCACAATATGTCCAGACGCTCACTGCAGTACCCTGTTTATCCACATCATTCGATAGTCCCAGTGTACCAGATCTTGAGTAATTGTTGGCTTATCTTCGAATATTTGAGTGTAGGATGTAGTAGCCACAGGAAGCATTGCCGCAGTCGAGTAGTAGGGTGGACTCGGTCCTGTGCTTTTGGAGGGATGTGTAAGCAGAGAGGGAATATTGTGCAAATATGGATACGTACAATTGCTGTTGTATTTCATTGCATGGTTTACAGCTGGAAGTCTTCACATCGACAGCCAATTTTCACTGATTCAACAATGGACCGGTCACTGACAGTGAAGCGCCATGGAAGCATTGTCTACTAAACACAGTACGAGTGCTGTCTGGTATGCCATTATCACCCCCTATATTTTGAGCGTAATCACTGATACATAGCAAGATGGCAGGAGAGGTGTGAGAAAGCCCCATTATCAGCATCGGGAAGAATCACACCGAGAGAGAGCAGCTGACAAGCTCGGCGCTAACGACAGTACCACCCCCGCAACGGCATGAAGCCAATCACCGTGCCGGGAAAAGCAGACGATCTTTACTCTGGGGTTACTCGGACTTAATCTATTCTTTTATCTGCCTTGAACACATGATATGGATTTAGACAACTACTAGTTTGGACAGGGCCATCGACTAATTGGGTAGTTGGTTCGTCGATCGGTCTAACAGCAATATTGGCTTCCTTTTCATACGTGGA
The window above is part of the Aspergillus luchuensis IFO 4308 DNA, chromosome 8, nearly complete sequence genome. Proteins encoded here:
- a CDS encoding TDT family transporter (COG:P;~EggNog:ENOG410PI7D;~InterPro:IPR004695,IPR038665;~PFAM:PF03595;~TransMembrane:10 (i30-48o54-79i100-124o130-155i167-190o196-222i234-257o277-298i310-329o341-365i);~go_component: GO:0016021 - integral component of membrane [Evidence IEA];~go_process: GO:0055085 - transmembrane transport [Evidence IEA]), with the translated sequence MMTGQNTNNPCELTKHDTGWRRVVRHFTPSWFSVTMGTGIVSILLNTLPYNGQWLYWISVVLFAFNVLLFTIGCIITFLRYTLYPEIFFAMIKHPVQSMFIGTFPMGFATIINMFCFVCVPAWGDWTRNFAWGLWIFDAIFSVITALSLPFLLMAHGTEMQLSSMTAVWLLPIVSCIVAASSGAIVADVLPNPQHALWTVLVSYVLWGIGLPLALMVMVIYLQRLTLHKLPPKAVIVSVFLPLGPLGQGGFGIMKLGQAAQEIFPKTQTLEAASGPIFYTMGFMVALILWSFGLVWLFFALASIARSKSFPFNIGWWGFTFPLGVYATSTCQMGKELPSEFFRVLGTILSLCVVVLWIVVSIGTLRGVVSGRLFFAPCLGDLKAREDENKDGTKAA